A single Calditerrivibrio sp. DNA region contains:
- a CDS encoding MBL fold metallo-hydrolase, producing MKISFLVDNYLDKAGFYAEHGFACVLEVFDKVILFDTGQTDIIIKNANKLNLDFKEIDFIVLSHGHYDHTGGLKYLNIDKKICCHEKISVDHLKLDNVSYVYIGIDKDFYKSNLSRFVFNTEKTQLSNNIFLSGDIFRFQLFNSDTNLFTYSHSSFVKDTFPDEQYLIIQEPDGYNIITGCSHAGIINIIKDFLSKFGNQKIKSLIGGFHLFKSNQEELIMVTDFIKSIDIKYIITGHCTGLDAIFHFKNELKDRVIPIKTGNTLII from the coding sequence GTGAAAATATCCTTCCTTGTGGATAACTATCTGGATAAAGCAGGCTTTTATGCAGAACATGGTTTTGCTTGCGTTTTAGAGGTTTTTGATAAAGTCATACTTTTTGATACAGGCCAAACAGATATTATTATAAAAAATGCTAATAAGCTAAATCTGGATTTTAAAGAAATAGATTTTATCGTGTTAAGCCACGGACATTACGATCATACCGGTGGTTTAAAGTATCTTAATATCGACAAAAAAATATGTTGTCATGAAAAGATATCTGTGGATCATTTGAAATTAGATAACGTTAGTTATGTTTATATAGGTATAGACAAAGATTTTTATAAGTCTAACCTGTCCAGATTTGTTTTCAACACCGAAAAAACTCAATTATCTAACAATATCTTTCTATCAGGAGATATTTTCAGATTTCAACTTTTTAACTCTGATACAAACCTTTTTACCTATTCACACAGTAGTTTTGTAAAAGATACTTTTCCTGATGAACAATACCTAATAATACAAGAACCTGATGGATATAATATCATTACTGGGTGTTCCCATGCAGGTATTATAAATATTATCAAAGATTTTCTATCAAAATTTGGCAATCAAAAAATAAAAAGTCTTATCGGTGGATTTCATCTCTTTAAAAGTAACCAAGAAGAGCTAATAATGGTAACAGATTTCATAAAAAGTATTGATATAAAATATATAATCACCGGTCATTGTACTGGTTTGGATGCTATCTTTCATTTCAAAAATGAGTTAAAGGATAGGGTTATCCCAATCAAAACTGGCAATACATTAATAATTTAA
- a CDS encoding AEC family transporter, producing the protein MSQYLPIIINQVILFALLMLIGFIAAKTKVITEDGLGHLARFIVKIILPCLIFSVVAGSGVSKNDMIKSFRFALAVTIMFISLPLIGFVIAKITNLKDTSFNVFIPLITFGNMGFIGIPLINEVYKDPLTGISITIYTLIDMTLLWTFGVYMCSRHQGSNSIKDSIKNMINPTTISLFLALVVLLLNIKIPKVLSDTVYGIGGTSKYLTMIYLGATLSFINPKGVFTHIHSYLLVLTKMIILPVLLFGLFKNILPEVQRGILSIVAGLPTMTTVVMLAKTYRSDDKLATETIFFTTIACLFTIPLVSIINSYLWR; encoded by the coding sequence ATGAGTCAATACCTACCTATAATCATAAACCAGGTTATACTATTTGCACTTTTAATGTTGATAGGTTTTATAGCCGCTAAAACAAAAGTAATTACAGAAGATGGTTTGGGACATCTGGCGAGGTTTATAGTAAAGATTATTCTACCATGTCTTATATTCTCAGTTGTAGCTGGTAGCGGTGTATCTAAAAACGATATGATAAAATCATTTAGATTTGCTCTTGCAGTAACTATTATGTTTATTTCATTACCTTTGATAGGTTTTGTTATCGCAAAAATAACTAACCTAAAGGATACAAGCTTCAATGTCTTCATACCACTTATCACTTTTGGTAATATGGGTTTCATTGGTATTCCATTGATAAACGAAGTTTACAAAGACCCCCTTACAGGGATATCCATAACTATCTATACATTAATCGATATGACGCTTTTGTGGACTTTTGGTGTGTATATGTGTAGTAGACATCAAGGATCCAACTCAATAAAGGACTCCATAAAAAATATGATAAACCCTACAACTATATCTCTGTTTCTAGCTTTAGTAGTGCTTTTGTTAAACATAAAAATACCAAAAGTTTTATCAGATACTGTCTATGGTATTGGTGGAACCAGCAAATATTTAACTATGATCTATCTTGGTGCCACTCTTAGTTTCATAAACCCTAAAGGGGTTTTTACTCATATTCACTCATATCTATTAGTTCTAACAAAAATGATAATCTTGCCTGTGTTACTCTTTGGTCTTTTTAAAAATATCTTACCAGAAGTGCAGAGAGGTATTCTGAGCATAGTTGCTGGTCTACCCACAATGACCACTGTAGTCATGTTGGCAAAAACATATAGATCAGATGATAAGTTAGCCACGGAAACAATTTTCTTTACTACCATAGCTTGTCTATTTACCATACCATTAGTAAGTATTATAAATAGTTACCTCTGGAGATGA
- a CDS encoding amidohydrolase family protein: MIKAIKANYIYYNGRLEKDKYLIFSDKVIAISETPQNAEKIIHKANSLIIPGLINTHTHLPMSFFRGLADDIPLMEWLQKHIWPAETKHLTEEFVFDATMLAAIEMIRSGTTCANDMYFYSNSIGQAIQRSGLKAVLGAGILDFPTKFGKNIDDYLSNAIKLKEMFEDDPKIKIALSPHAPYTVSPENYKKCISYAERYDMLIHTHLAETVGEVENILNNYGKTPVQLMNDIGLFDTKTIVAHMVHLYDVDIEIIGKKNVNISHCLESNLKLGSGFANIKKYIDAGANVSLGTDGAASNNDLDLLSEMSTVAKFHKGLNLDPTVLKAEEVLNLATKNAAKGLYLPNCGELKEGYDADFAIITFNNCFTTPLYNPISHLIYSAKTENVTDLYVCGKEIMSDSKIVSFDEEEVLEKARWWGNKIR; encoded by the coding sequence ATGATAAAAGCTATCAAAGCAAACTATATATACTACAATGGGCGGTTAGAAAAAGATAAATACCTCATTTTTTCTGACAAAGTCATCGCCATCTCAGAAACACCACAAAATGCGGAAAAAATCATCCACAAGGCAAACTCTTTAATTATTCCAGGTCTTATAAATACCCACACCCATTTACCAATGAGTTTTTTTCGTGGGCTTGCAGATGATATCCCCCTCATGGAATGGCTTCAAAAGCATATATGGCCAGCTGAAACAAAGCATTTGACCGAAGAATTCGTTTTTGATGCCACGATGTTAGCAGCAATAGAGATGATTCGGTCTGGCACAACCTGCGCTAATGATATGTATTTTTATTCCAATAGCATTGGGCAAGCTATTCAAAGATCTGGCTTAAAAGCTGTTTTGGGAGCAGGTATTTTGGATTTCCCAACAAAGTTTGGTAAAAACATAGACGACTACCTTTCAAACGCCATAAAGCTAAAAGAGATGTTTGAAGACGATCCTAAAATAAAAATAGCCCTTTCCCCCCATGCCCCTTATACTGTTTCCCCTGAAAATTATAAAAAATGTATATCTTATGCTGAAAGATATGATATGTTGATACATACCCATCTTGCAGAAACAGTTGGTGAAGTAGAGAATATTCTAAATAATTATGGTAAAACACCCGTCCAACTGATGAATGACATAGGTTTATTTGATACAAAGACTATCGTTGCCCATATGGTACACTTATATGATGTAGATATAGAAATAATAGGTAAAAAGAACGTAAACATCTCCCACTGTCTCGAAAGCAATCTAAAATTAGGGAGTGGCTTCGCAAACATTAAAAAGTATATCGATGCAGGAGCAAATGTTTCATTGGGCACAGATGGAGCTGCCAGCAACAATGATCTGGATTTGTTATCCGAAATGTCCACTGTAGCAAAATTTCATAAAGGCCTAAACCTCGATCCAACGGTACTTAAGGCAGAGGAAGTACTAAATTTGGCCACAAAAAATGCTGCAAAAGGGCTTTATTTACCAAATTGTGGCGAATTAAAAGAGGGTTATGATGCAGACTTTGCAATAATCACCTTTAACAACTGTTTTACAACCCCCCTTTACAACCCCATCTCCCACTTGATATATTCTGCTAAAACAGAAAATGTAACCGACTTATACGTTTGTGGTAAGGAGATCATGTCTGATAGCAAAATAGTTAGCTTTGATGAAGAGGAGGTTCTTGAAAAAGCTAGATGGTGGGGTAATAAAATCAGATGA
- a CDS encoding HAD-IA family hydrolase, whose protein sequence is MLNSTKGLLIFDLDGTVLDTIKDIHNALMITLEYFGFPSFDINITKSYVGDGIRKLVERAFGEKNFLPEHESFFRNIYREKITEHTQPFPNIIDILKDLKLRYHLVILSNKSYEMTNHLIYHFNLNLIFDKWFGGDSFIEKKPSPTPVKEICSMFNFNDDNIYIIGDNYTDVECGFNAGINSIYCTYGYGKLSHIPPNYTIKKPSELIDILG, encoded by the coding sequence TTGCTTAACTCAACCAAAGGGCTTTTAATATTTGACCTTGATGGAACAGTTTTAGATACAATAAAAGATATTCACAACGCCCTGATGATCACCCTTGAGTACTTTGGTTTTCCAAGCTTTGATATCAATATCACAAAGTCTTATGTGGGAGATGGCATTAGAAAGCTTGTAGAACGTGCTTTTGGAGAAAAAAACTTTTTACCAGAACATGAATCCTTCTTCCGTAATATCTATAGAGAAAAAATCACAGAACACACCCAACCGTTTCCAAACATCATAGATATTTTAAAAGATCTCAAGCTTAGATACCATTTGGTTATATTATCTAATAAATCCTACGAAATGACTAATCATCTAATATATCATTTCAATCTCAACCTAATATTTGATAAATGGTTTGGTGGCGACTCATTCATAGAAAAAAAACCCTCCCCTACTCCTGTTAAAGAGATTTGTAGTATGTTTAATTTTAATGATGACAATATCTATATCATCGGGGACAACTACACGGATGTGGAATGCGGCTTTAATGCTGGGATTAATTCTATTTACTGCACCTATGGTTACGGCAAATTAAGCCATATTCCACCCAACTATACCATAAAAAAACCATCGGAACTAATTGACATATTGGGGTAA
- a CDS encoding transcriptional repressor yields the protein MLEETVHELLKQFGIKYNKNRAEILKIILENVYTTSTIDIISKLKHIDKTTIYRILHLFEDKKLLLKDIDPKGITHYCINKSYKNHHIHFSCKICTKTYCKEIDNQLKLNIVEAGFIDTMEIKITGVCKNCLTQPKGF from the coding sequence ATGTTAGAAGAAACAGTCCATGAACTTTTAAAACAATTTGGCATAAAATATAACAAAAATAGAGCAGAAATTCTTAAAATCATACTGGAAAATGTGTACACAACATCTACCATTGATATAATCTCGAAGTTAAAACATATTGATAAAACGACTATTTACAGAATTTTACATCTTTTTGAGGATAAAAAGCTGCTATTAAAAGATATAGACCCCAAAGGCATAACCCATTACTGTATAAATAAAAGCTACAAAAACCATCACATTCATTTCTCCTGTAAAATCTGTACAAAAACTTATTGTAAAGAGATTGACAATCAGTTGAAATTAAATATAGTAGAAGCTGGTTTTATAGATACTATGGAAATAAAAATTACAGGGGTATGTAAAAATTGCTTAACTCAACCAAAGGGCTTTTAA
- a CDS encoding metal ABC transporter permease codes for MSFDFFDYIFIKNALMGIVLISALCGIIGSIIVVNRIVSLAGSISHAAYGGVGLSFYFGLPVQLTTMLFSSIAGLIIGLLSEREESLSDSLISIIWAFGMALGIILTDLTPGYNADLMTYLFGNILTITTQDLIITSIMNTVSIISLILFYDKIVLISFDRDYARVIGINVKMLNLIIFVFISIAIIVLIKMTGIILVMAMLTIPQNIAIKRCRSLISMIIYSFILSLCFSLIGFFIAYKLNLSTGATIIMFSTIIYMLDVAISYVRRNSP; via the coding sequence ATGTCTTTTGATTTTTTTGATTATATCTTTATAAAAAATGCTTTAATGGGAATAGTATTAATAAGTGCCCTCTGTGGAATTATAGGAAGTATCATAGTGGTAAACAGAATCGTTTCCTTAGCAGGCAGTATCTCCCATGCAGCCTACGGAGGAGTAGGTCTCTCCTTTTACTTTGGGCTACCTGTTCAACTGACCACTATGCTCTTTTCATCCATTGCTGGCTTGATTATCGGTTTGTTATCAGAGAGGGAAGAATCTCTTTCAGACTCTTTGATAAGCATCATTTGGGCTTTTGGTATGGCTTTAGGAATAATACTCACAGATTTAACACCAGGCTATAATGCAGATCTAATGACCTATCTATTTGGTAACATTCTTACCATTACTACTCAAGATCTCATTATAACCTCCATTATGAACACAGTATCTATAATATCCCTTATTCTATTCTATGACAAAATCGTATTAATATCCTTTGACAGAGATTATGCTCGGGTTATAGGTATAAATGTAAAGATGTTAAACCTTATCATTTTTGTATTCATATCGATCGCTATCATTGTTCTCATAAAGATGACAGGTATCATTTTGGTGATGGCAATGTTGACCATTCCTCAAAACATAGCCATAAAAAGATGTAGGAGTCTAATATCCATGATAATATATTCATTCATACTTTCCTTATGTTTCTCCCTTATCGGTTTTTTTATAGCTTACAAACTAAACCTATCCACAGGAGCAACTATCATAATGTTTTCCACGATAATCTACATGTTGGATGTGGCTATTAGCTATGTTAGAAGAAACAGTCCATGA
- a CDS encoding metal ABC transporter ATP-binding protein: protein MIKIENLYFKYPGENQWTLEDVSIEVREKDYLIIIGPNGGGKTTLLKLILGILKPNKGYIHFNRSLFKIGYVPQQISTKKSFPITVKKTITLGVKNCSNLSNLEQIVLELNIQDILDKKISELSGGQLQRVLLARALISEPDLLILDEPTSNVDPYGTFCFFSYLEQLNKKMTIILVTHNLGLVTSGAKSVACVNKKLIYLNSPNINNDMINLMYGIHDSHLCNLNRYLNEEISHITNRGTNNVF, encoded by the coding sequence ATGATAAAAATAGAAAACTTATACTTCAAATACCCAGGTGAAAATCAATGGACACTTGAGGATGTATCCATTGAAGTAAGAGAAAAGGATTATCTTATAATCATTGGTCCAAATGGAGGTGGGAAGACAACCCTTTTAAAGCTGATTTTAGGAATATTAAAACCAAACAAAGGTTATATTCATTTTAACAGAAGTTTATTCAAGATAGGTTATGTTCCCCAACAGATAAGTACCAAGAAAAGCTTCCCTATTACGGTCAAAAAGACTATAACCTTAGGTGTTAAAAACTGCTCCAATTTATCGAATTTAGAACAGATAGTTTTAGAACTAAATATACAAGACATATTAGATAAAAAGATATCTGAACTTTCTGGTGGACAGCTACAAAGAGTGCTACTTGCTCGAGCACTGATATCAGAGCCTGATCTATTAATTCTTGACGAACCCACATCTAATGTTGACCCCTACGGAACATTCTGTTTTTTTTCTTATCTGGAACAACTCAATAAAAAGATGACTATCATCTTAGTAACCCACAACCTGGGATTAGTTACATCTGGTGCCAAATCAGTAGCATGTGTAAACAAAAAGCTCATTTATCTAAACTCTCCAAATATAAATAATGATATGATAAACCTTATGTATGGGATACATGATTCCCATCTCTGTAATCTTAACAGATACTTAAACGAAGAGATCTCCCATATCACCAATAGGGGTACTAATAATGTCTTTTGA
- a CDS encoding zinc ABC transporter substrate-binding protein, with protein sequence MFRIILASLMIIIGTVNIHASSKTLAVTILPQQYITERIAGAYWKVLSIIPQGANPHVYEPKPAIIKELASTRYYFSLETSLDELWLKKILKNNPNLKIYRMDKNITKLEMRDHDHQHGKKLFHDPHIWLSFDNLKVIAENTYNAISEIDPDNKKIYEFNYKSLIKEIDQTKIDLTEILKDKKSRNILVFHPAWGYFAKEFSLKQIVIEYEGKEPSPKRLKDIIKLAKDNNIKAIFIQPQISSSTVELLSKELKANVIQINPLEYNVLDNLKKVAKKIAENIQ encoded by the coding sequence ATGTTTCGAATTATCTTAGCTTCTTTAATGATAATTATTGGCACAGTGAATATACACGCCTCTTCAAAAACATTAGCAGTTACGATACTTCCTCAACAATACATCACAGAAAGAATAGCTGGAGCTTATTGGAAAGTGCTATCCATTATCCCCCAAGGTGCAAACCCACATGTATACGAACCAAAACCAGCTATCATAAAAGAATTGGCATCCACAAGATACTATTTTAGCCTTGAAACAAGTCTTGATGAACTCTGGCTTAAAAAAATCCTTAAAAACAACCCAAATCTTAAGATTTACAGGATGGACAAAAATATAACAAAACTTGAAATGCGGGATCACGATCATCAACATGGTAAGAAATTGTTCCATGATCCCCATATCTGGTTATCGTTTGATAACCTTAAGGTTATAGCCGAAAATACTTACAACGCGATTTCAGAAATAGATCCAGATAACAAGAAAATCTATGAATTCAATTACAAAAGTTTGATAAAAGAGATAGACCAAACCAAAATCGATTTAACAGAAATCCTTAAAGATAAAAAAAGTAGAAACATATTGGTTTTCCATCCAGCATGGGGTTACTTTGCAAAGGAGTTCTCATTAAAACAGATAGTAATAGAATACGAAGGGAAAGAACCTTCACCAAAACGATTAAAAGATATCATAAAGCTTGCTAAGGACAATAACATAAAAGCAATTTTTATCCAACCACAAATCTCGAGCTCCACAGTTGAGTTATTATCAAAAGAGTTAAAAGCAAATGTAATTCAAATAAACCCATTAGAATATAATGTCTTAGACAATCTAAAAAAAGTAGCTAAAAAAATAGCAGAGAATATACAATAA
- a CDS encoding class I SAM-dependent methyltransferase, which translates to MWTNIGGESPHNFNYKLLDFGNGRKLEQFGSYIVDRPSQIATNKPYHPELWDEKVAYFDAEKGWQFAEGIYKEWIINVLDISVKLKFSPSGQLGIFPEQYPNWIFLRKISDNISEKITILNGFAYTGISTLFTINGINETVHVDGSSSAINWAKENFKINYNSSGAKFINEDMLTFLSKEIRRGKKYNAFIFDPPEFGRGPKGEWSLKKDLPKLIDAINSLAYNPIFLIFTTHSQWLNKKELVSMMKKIKFIDNKYEIFDLIISTEEGANLNLGISFRWSQV; encoded by the coding sequence ATGTGGACTAATATAGGGGGCGAAAGCCCCCATAATTTTAATTACAAACTGTTGGACTTTGGTAATGGGAGAAAATTGGAACAATTTGGCTCCTATATCGTAGATAGGCCATCCCAGATAGCCACGAACAAACCTTACCATCCTGAGTTATGGGATGAAAAAGTTGCATATTTTGATGCAGAAAAAGGGTGGCAATTTGCCGAAGGTATTTACAAAGAATGGATAATAAATGTTTTGGATATCTCTGTAAAACTAAAGTTTTCTCCATCTGGTCAACTGGGTATATTTCCAGAACAATACCCTAACTGGATATTTTTAAGGAAGATCTCGGACAATATCTCAGAAAAAATCACCATTTTAAACGGCTTTGCTTACACAGGCATATCCACACTCTTTACAATAAACGGTATAAATGAAACAGTTCATGTTGATGGCTCTTCATCTGCTATAAATTGGGCTAAAGAAAATTTCAAAATCAATTACAACAGCTCAGGGGCAAAGTTTATAAATGAAGATATGCTGACTTTCCTTTCAAAAGAAATCCGCAGGGGTAAAAAATATAATGCATTCATCTTCGACCCACCAGAGTTTGGAAGAGGTCCTAAAGGGGAATGGTCACTTAAAAAAGATCTTCCAAAGTTAATAGACGCTATTAACTCATTGGCATATAACCCCATATTTCTCATTTTTACAACCCACTCCCAATGGCTTAATAAAAAAGAACTTGTATCAATGATGAAAAAAATAAAATTTATTGATAACAAATATGAAATCTTCGATCTCATTATATCAACCGAAGAAGGAGCAAACCTAAATCTTGGCATCTCTTTTAGATGGTCACAAGTTTAA
- the acnB gene encoding bifunctional aconitate hydratase 2/2-methylisocitrate dehydratase, translating into MRELFNQYLNHVEERKKMGIPPLPLSPEMTQEVCKALENPEKGQEEFLLSLLRDRVSPGVDPAAEVKANWLSKIIKGETKSPIVSKEDAIFMLGTMIGGYNVSPLVEALKDPSLAKAAANALKNVILVYGAFDEVAELSKTNQYAKEVIESWANGEWFTSKPDLPKQIKVKVYKVDGEINTDDFSPAKHAFSRPDIPLHALAMGETRFPGGNAIMAQFRAEGYQVAFVGDVVGTGSSRKSACNSVMWHIGEDIPYVPNKRRGGIIIGGLIAPIFFNTTQDSGGLPIMCDVSNMKTGDVIIIDTEKLEIRKESGELLTKFELKPATLKDEFRAGGRLNLIIGRALTNRARAFLGLDESDLFVKTENPVPKPGQGYTLAQKIVGKACGLPGVLPGTACEPKMTTVGSQDTTGPMTADELKELACLRFQSELFMQSFCHTAAYPKPADVKMHKTLPGFIIARGGVSLKPGDGVIHSWLNRLLLPDTVGTGGDSHTRFPIGISFPAGSGLVAFAGALGFMPLDMPESVLVKFKGQLNPGITLRDVVNAIPYVAIKQGLLTVAKKGKKNVFNGRILEMEGLPDLTVEQAFELTDAAAERSAAAATIKLSEKSVADFLKSNIALMKQMIEEGYQDAETLKKRIAACEAWLAKPELLSRDENAEYAAIIEIDLSEIKEPILACPNDPDDVKLLSEVAGDKIDEVFIGSCMTNIGHFRAAGKIWEKEKEAPTRIWLTPPTKMDAAQLMREGYYSIYSNIGARTEMPGCSLCMGNQARVRSNSTVISTSTRNFDDRMGDGARVYLGSAELTAVAAILGKLPTPEEYFKYFNERVEPKKTEIYKYLEFDKMGKFRLNYVD; encoded by the coding sequence ATGAGGGAACTGTTTAATCAATATTTAAATCACGTGGAAGAAAGAAAAAAAATGGGCATCCCACCTTTACCACTTTCACCAGAAATGACCCAAGAAGTCTGCAAAGCTTTAGAAAACCCTGAGAAAGGTCAGGAAGAATTTTTGCTTTCACTTTTAAGAGATAGAGTATCCCCAGGTGTTGATCCCGCCGCTGAAGTAAAGGCCAATTGGCTTTCAAAGATCATAAAAGGTGAAACCAAATCACCCATTGTATCCAAAGAAGATGCTATATTTATGTTAGGAACAATGATCGGTGGTTATAACGTATCACCACTGGTAGAAGCATTAAAAGACCCTTCTTTGGCAAAAGCAGCAGCTAATGCTCTGAAAAATGTAATATTGGTTTACGGTGCCTTTGATGAAGTAGCTGAGCTTTCAAAAACCAATCAGTATGCGAAAGAGGTTATCGAATCTTGGGCTAATGGTGAATGGTTTACCTCTAAGCCTGATCTACCTAAGCAGATAAAAGTGAAAGTCTACAAAGTAGATGGAGAAATCAACACAGATGATTTCTCTCCTGCAAAACATGCCTTTAGCAGACCTGATATACCATTGCATGCCTTAGCTATGGGTGAAACAAGGTTCCCAGGTGGTAATGCCATCATGGCACAGTTTAGGGCTGAAGGCTATCAAGTAGCTTTTGTGGGTGACGTTGTTGGTACAGGCTCTTCAAGAAAATCAGCATGCAACTCTGTAATGTGGCATATTGGAGAGGACATACCCTATGTACCAAACAAGAGAAGAGGTGGCATAATCATAGGAGGTCTCATAGCCCCAATCTTTTTCAACACCACTCAGGATTCTGGTGGTCTTCCGATTATGTGTGATGTTTCAAACATGAAAACTGGTGATGTAATCATAATAGATACAGAAAAACTCGAAATTAGAAAAGAAAGCGGAGAACTACTAACAAAATTCGAACTAAAGCCAGCTACTCTTAAGGATGAATTCAGAGCTGGTGGTAGACTAAACCTTATAATTGGTAGAGCCCTCACAAATAGAGCAAGGGCATTTTTAGGTCTTGACGAATCTGATCTTTTTGTAAAAACTGAAAATCCTGTACCAAAACCTGGTCAAGGATACACTCTGGCTCAAAAGATCGTTGGTAAAGCTTGTGGTCTTCCTGGAGTGTTACCCGGTACTGCTTGTGAGCCAAAGATGACCACTGTAGGCTCACAAGATACAACGGGACCTATGACAGCAGACGAGCTTAAGGAGTTAGCATGTTTGAGGTTCCAATCAGAGCTATTTATGCAATCATTCTGCCATACTGCTGCATATCCAAAACCAGCTGATGTGAAGATGCACAAGACACTGCCAGGATTTATCATCGCAAGAGGCGGTGTATCGTTAAAGCCAGGAGACGGTGTAATTCACTCATGGCTCAACAGACTTTTATTACCCGATACTGTTGGTACAGGTGGTGATTCCCATACAAGATTCCCTATAGGCATCTCCTTCCCTGCAGGTTCTGGTTTGGTGGCATTTGCTGGTGCATTGGGATTCATGCCCCTTGACATGCCAGAATCGGTCTTAGTAAAGTTTAAAGGTCAGCTAAATCCAGGTATTACCCTTAGGGATGTGGTAAATGCCATACCTTATGTAGCCATCAAACAAGGGCTATTAACAGTAGCTAAAAAAGGTAAAAAGAATGTTTTCAATGGTAGAATCCTCGAAATGGAAGGCTTACCAGATTTGACAGTGGAACAGGCATTTGAGCTTACAGATGCAGCCGCTGAGAGATCTGCAGCAGCAGCCACAATTAAACTATCTGAAAAGTCTGTAGCTGACTTCCTTAAAAGTAACATAGCCCTGATGAAACAGATGATAGAAGAAGGCTATCAAGATGCTGAGACACTTAAAAAGAGAATAGCTGCCTGCGAAGCATGGCTTGCCAAACCAGAATTACTTAGCAGAGACGAAAATGCCGAATATGCAGCTATCATAGAGATAGATCTTTCTGAAATAAAAGAACCTATCTTGGCTTGTCCAAACGATCCAGACGATGTAAAACTGCTATCTGAAGTTGCCGGAGATAAGATAGATGAAGTGTTTATAGGTTCTTGTATGACCAACATAGGCCACTTTAGAGCCGCAGGTAAAATTTGGGAAAAGGAAAAGGAAGCCCCCACGAGGATTTGGCTCACACCCCCTACAAAGATGGATGCTGCTCAATTGATGAGGGAAGGTTACTACTCCATATATTCAAATATCGGTGCAAGGACAGAAATGCCTGGTTGTTCCCTTTGCATGGGTAACCAAGCAAGAGTAAGGTCGAATAGCACAGTTATCTCAACCTCTACAAGAAACTTTGATGATAGGATGGGTGACGGCGCAAGAGTGTATTTAGGTTCTGCTGAGCTTACAGCTGTAGCTGCTATTTTGGGTAAATTACCTACTCCTGAAGAATATTTTAAATATTTTAATGAAAGAGTAGAACCTAAAAAAACAGAAATTTATAAATATTTAGAATTCGACAAAATGGGGAAATTTAGACTAAATTATGTGGACTAA